From the genome of Anopheles merus strain MAF chromosome X, AmerM5.1, whole genome shotgun sequence, one region includes:
- the LOC121595145 gene encoding ragulator complex protein LAMTOR3 homolog, translated as MTDDVKRFFHNIRKRVAGLNCIIITDRDGVPLMKVGDDKSLGMIMKPSFHTTFTMATEQSNKLGLGRNRNIISVYTGYQVVQMNKLPLLVTFIGTESCNIGHILALDQQIELVLDEVKVAVTET; from the exons ATGACGGACGATGTGAAGCGGTTTTTCCACAACATCCGGAAACG TGTTGCCGGGCTAaactgcatcatcatcaccgacCGGGATGGCGTGCCGCTGATGAAGGTGGGCGACGACAAATCGCTCGGCATGATCATGAAGCCATCGTTCCACACCACCTTTACGATGGCGACGGAGCAGTCGAACAAGCTCGGGCTGGGCCGAAACCGGAACATCATCTCCGTCTACACCGGCTACCAGGTGGTGCAGATGAACAAGCTGCCCCTGCTCGTCACGTTCATCGGAACGGAAAGCTGCAACATCGGCCACATACTGGCCCTCGACCAGCAGATCGAGCTGGTGCTGGACGAGGTGAAGGTGGCCGTCACGGAAACGTGA
- the LOC121595113 gene encoding protein toll-like, which translates to MGSVWVCCLSLVVLLTAQASGNDCTVEKHSDLVSKAKCPGFNVQLTLHTNPRQLEVTCSDKPDFQLLENLQNLPNLKFEELAYQNCPLPVGNQSLVELLSAFLDRTQLSSIRRLFFVDNAKLSDQVTLDPQLFADLPKLQVLSMKNSSRMPLDNPQLFKYLQSLTWIDLREGDGGSRNSKVLLHPLTQLTTLELTENELTTLPTELITDLPNLGSLTLYHNKLERIEQFADLPNLTSLDLTYNELVTLQEDVFDKLPNLTQLFLNSNKLTSLPSGLLKRNTKLIVFRADNQHGSGLVLGDELFAGLTMLEDVSVSNCKLTTLPEGLFTAASKLTKLDLSDNKLQSLPENLLRDSSILKELYLQNNELMHKLPDTLLQSNNNLRILNLGHNKLTTLSKYLLDSKRSLEELHLEYNQLYMIDRDAFISQAQSLKMLNLSHNQVALHENGTDVFYLDGKTYYISQTPFHILAQLTDLDLSYNAIIKIFGDFKGFMENLQSLDLSHNLIMNISDTDFSFLSPKIEKVNLESNRITMFIFNDSKKSTFSNRSINTPRQILLADNSLNCDCISSSLVTYLQDQLNAGKFFPLKGLHCAQPSELLGRKPQDLSLEDLLCKIDVSSGFCPTECKCYKRALDQGAIVNCTAANLTRVPVIKSPSIIGRNMIELYLEQNTIKELSNEGEGWNTIRRLNIANNSFTTLPGDSLPVQLELLDVSGNQLTEVDAAFILKLNHTALRNISLSANPWDCHCENPLLAFAVDNAARITGYSTLQCSDGQPINSATLNDLCAWATTLKFISARQFHWYLQPAYSPSGCT; encoded by the exons ATGGGTTCCGTCTGGGTGTGCTGTCTGAGCCTGGTGGTCTTACTGACGGCACAAGCCAGCGGCAATGACTGCAccgttgaaaagcactctgactTGGTATCGAAAGCGAAATGTCCAGGATTCAACGTTCAACTTACACTGCACACAAACCCTCGCCAGCTGGAGGTAACCTGTTCCGACAAACCCGATTTTCAACTGCTTGAAAACCTCCAAAACCTACCCAACCTCAAGTTTGAAGAGCTGGCTTATCAAAACTGCCCACTCCCGGTAGGCAATCAGTCGCTCGTAGAACTGCTCTCGGCCTTTCTCGATCGCACCCAACTTTCCTCGATCCGCAGGCTATTCTTCGTCGACAATGCGAAGCTTTCGGACCAGGTCACGCTCGATCCGCAACTATTTGCCGATCTGCCCAAACTGCAGGTGCTGTCGATGAAAAATTCCTCCCGCATGCCGCTCGACAATCCGCAACTGTTCAAGTACTTGCAGAGCCTAACGTGGATCGATCTGCGAGAAGGCGACGGTGGCAGTCGCAACTCAAAAGTGTTGCTTCACCCACTGACTCAGTTGACCACGCTCGAGCTGACGGAAAATGAGCTCACCACACTACCAACTGAGCTGATCACCGATTTGCCCAACCTCGGATCACTAACGTTGTACCATAATAAGTTGGAGCGTATCGAACAGTTTGCTGACCTCCCGAATCTCACTTCACTTGATCTAACGTATAACGAGCTGGTTACCCTGCAAGAGGACGTGTTCGATAAGCTGCCGAACCTTACACAACTGTTCCTTAATTCGAACAAGCTCACAAGCCTACCTTCCGGGTTGCTCAAGCGTAACACCAAGCTTATAGTGTTTCGGGCAGACAACCAGCATGGCTCCGGGCTTGTACTGGGAGATGAACTGTTCGCAGGACTAACGATGCTTGAGGACGTCTCTGTATCAAACTGTAAATTGACAACGCTGCCGGAAGGACTCTTTACCGCGGCTAGCAAGTTAACCAAACTCGACCTCAGCGACAACAAGCTTCAAAGCCTTCCGGAAAATTTATTGCGTGATTCGTCCATCTTGAAGGAGCTCTATTTACAGAACAACGAGTTAATGCACAAGTTGCCAGACACCCTGCTGCAGAGTAACAATAATCTACGCATTCTCAACCTTGGTCATAACAAACTAACAACATTGAGCAA ATATCTACTGGATTCTAAACGCTCTTTGGAAGAGCTGCATCTTGAATATAACCAGCTCTATATGATCGATAGGGATGCGTTCATATCTCAGGCACAGTCACTAAAAATGCTCAATCTTAGCCACAACCAAGTGGCACTGCATGAAAATGGTACAGATGTATTTTACCTCGACGGTAAAACATATTATATATCCCAGACACCGTTCCACATCCTGGCACAATTGACCGACCTGGACCTTTCGTACAACGCCATTATCAAAATATTTGGAGACTTTAAAGGCTTCATGGAAAACCTTCAATCTCTAGACCTGTCCCATAACTTAATCATGAACATTAGCGATACggatttttcatttctgtCGCCTAAAATTGAAAAGGTCAATTTGGAATCAAACCGAATTACCATGTTCATTTTCAATGACAGTAAAAAATCTACCTTCAGTAATAGATCTATAAATACTCCAAGACAAATCCTTCTTGCAGATAATTCACTCAACTGTGACTGTATTTCCTCGTCGCTAGTAACTTATCTTCAAGATCAATTGAATGCCGGTAAATTCTTCCCGCTAAAGGGACTTCATTGCGCTCAGCCATCCGAGCTGCTTGGACGTAAACCGCAAGACCTGTCCCTCGAGGATCTGCTATGTAAAATTGATGTATCCTCTGGTTTCTGTCCGACCGAGTGCAAATGCTACAAACGAGCCCTAGATCAGGGTGCTATTGTAAACTGCACCGCTGCTAATCTAACCCGAGTGCCCGTCATCAAAAGCCCCTCGATCATCGGCCGAAATATGATCGAGCTGTATCTGGAACAGAATACGATAAAGGAGCTATCCAACGAGGGTGAAGGGTGGAATACCATTCGCCGACTTAACATAGCAAACAACAGCTTCACCACTCTGCCTGGAGATAGTTTGCCCGTACAGCTCGAGCTTCTCGATGTCTCTGGCAATCAATTGACCGAGGTCGACGCAGCCTTCATACTCAAGCTGAATCATACCGCTCTCCGAAACATCAGCCTGTCGGCGAATCCTTGGGATTGCCACTGTGAAAATCCACTGCTTGCGTTTGCCGTCGATAATGCAGCACGCATTACTGGCTACTCTACCCTCCAGTGCTCCGACGGTCAACCGATCAACTCGGCTACACTGAACGATCTATGTGCTTGGGCGACAACGCTTAAATTTATATCAGCGCGGCAGTTTCACTGGTACTTGCAGCCTGCTTACTCGCCATCTGGTTGTACATGA